The Bacillus oleivorans genome has a window encoding:
- a CDS encoding ABC transporter ATP-binding protein, which produces MGIPIIEFNNYTFKYRSQLKPTLLDINLTIYQGEKILIVGPSGSGKSTLVHCINGLIPHSYEGEVSGKLNIKSENGLKQDLFTRSKTVGTVLQDPDGQFVGLTVSEDIAFAMENECIPQEAMKKRVKEIAKLVEVDDHLHCSIHHLSGGQKQRVALAGVMVDEVDILLFDEPLANLDPATGKYAIELIDRIHKETDKTIVIVEHRLEDVLHRSVDRIIVMDQGRIVSDTSPSELLSSNVLEKTNLREPLYIKALKYAGCEVLSTMNPAHINTLNLNGWKDKLKECFESKPLRQPSFFSEPLLELESISFRYEAGKEVLNNISLSINRGEMVSVAGKNGAGKSTLTKLICGFEKPSSGRILFNGRDLCNKTISERSLLIGMVMQNPNHMISKHKIFDEVALGLAARGCSEDKISKQVEKTLKICGLYPYRNWPISVLSFGQKKRVTIASILVLEPEMIILDEPTAGQDFRHYTEIMEFLVELNNQGVTILMITHDMHLMLEYTTRTIVIGNRGILADDKPVHIIANNQLMKQANLKETSLFELAKLAEINNPTDFVQRFIDYDREARMRWL; this is translated from the coding sequence ATGGGAATACCTATCATTGAATTTAATAATTACACTTTTAAATACCGCAGTCAGTTGAAACCTACTTTACTAGATATTAATCTTACAATCTATCAGGGTGAGAAGATTTTAATAGTCGGTCCATCCGGTTCAGGAAAAAGTACGCTTGTTCATTGTATCAATGGGTTAATTCCTCATTCATATGAGGGGGAAGTTAGCGGAAAACTGAACATAAAATCTGAAAATGGGCTCAAACAGGATTTATTTACCCGCTCGAAAACAGTAGGCACTGTTTTACAAGACCCAGATGGTCAGTTCGTTGGACTCACAGTGAGTGAAGACATTGCGTTTGCGATGGAAAATGAGTGTATTCCACAAGAGGCTATGAAAAAAAGAGTAAAAGAGATTGCAAAACTGGTGGAGGTAGACGATCACCTCCATTGCTCTATTCATCATTTATCTGGCGGCCAAAAGCAAAGAGTCGCATTAGCAGGTGTCATGGTTGATGAAGTAGATATTTTATTATTTGATGAACCTCTCGCTAATCTTGATCCGGCTACAGGAAAATATGCGATTGAACTGATTGACCGGATTCATAAGGAAACGGATAAAACGATTGTAATTGTTGAACATCGCTTAGAGGATGTTTTACATCGCAGCGTGGACCGAATTATTGTTATGGATCAAGGCAGAATTGTCAGTGATACTTCTCCTTCTGAGCTATTATCTTCAAATGTATTAGAAAAAACTAATTTAAGAGAGCCCTTATACATAAAAGCACTGAAATATGCTGGCTGTGAAGTCTTATCTACTATGAATCCAGCGCATATTAACACACTAAATTTGAATGGGTGGAAAGACAAACTCAAAGAATGCTTTGAATCCAAGCCTCTTCGCCAGCCATCCTTCTTTTCAGAACCATTGTTAGAGCTTGAGAGTATTTCCTTTCGTTATGAGGCAGGAAAGGAAGTTTTAAATAATATATCCTTATCAATCAATAGAGGCGAAATGGTGAGTGTGGCTGGCAAAAATGGGGCAGGGAAGTCTACTTTAACTAAGCTCATTTGCGGCTTTGAAAAACCCTCATCTGGCCGGATTCTTTTTAATGGACGGGATCTGTGTAATAAAACAATCAGTGAGCGTTCACTTCTTATCGGCATGGTTATGCAAAACCCTAACCACATGATATCAAAGCATAAGATATTTGATGAGGTAGCTTTAGGCCTTGCAGCAAGGGGCTGTTCAGAAGATAAAATTTCAAAACAGGTTGAAAAGACATTGAAAATCTGCGGTTTATATCCTTATCGCAATTGGCCAATTTCTGTATTAAGTTTTGGCCAGAAAAAGCGGGTTACCATCGCCTCTATTCTAGTCTTAGAACCAGAAATGATTATTTTAGATGAACCGACTGCTGGTCAGGATTTTCGCCATTATACTGAGATTATGGAGTTTTTAGTTGAGTTGAATAATCAAGGGGTTACCATTTTGATGATCACTCATGATATGCATCTTATGCTTGAATACACAACTCGAACAATTGTCATTGGAAATCGAGGAATACTTGCTGATGACAAACCCGTTCATATTATAGCTAATAATCAGCTTAT
- a CDS encoding ECF-type riboflavin transporter substrate-binding protein, with protein MQNKALSTKTVVAIGIGTAVFLILGRFASLPSGIPNTNIETSYAFLALMSVIFGPIAGALIGFIGHALKDAIMWGSIWWSWVIVSGIVGLLMGLAWKKINIQSGVLGTKQIVTFNVVQGIAQAVGWFLVAPILDILIYAEPANKVFVQGLVAGAANIVTVGVIGSILLAAYAKTRSKTDSLDLEA; from the coding sequence ATGCAAAACAAAGCACTTTCTACAAAAACTGTTGTAGCGATTGGGATAGGAACCGCTGTCTTTTTAATCCTGGGACGTTTTGCTTCCCTTCCTTCAGGTATTCCTAATACGAATATTGAAACATCCTATGCCTTTTTAGCACTTATGTCTGTAATTTTTGGCCCAATTGCTGGTGCACTTATTGGTTTTATTGGTCATGCATTAAAAGACGCCATTATGTGGGGGTCCATTTGGTGGAGCTGGGTTATTGTTTCAGGTATCGTTGGACTTTTAATGGGTTTAGCATGGAAAAAAATCAATATTCAAAGTGGCGTATTGGGAACGAAACAAATTGTTACGTTTAATGTTGTTCAAGGGATTGCTCAAGCGGTTGGCTGGTTCTTGGTCGCACCCATATTAGATATATTAATCTATGCAGAACCAGCTAATAAAGTATTTGTCCAAGGGCTAGTAGCTGGTGCAGCTAATATAGTAACAGTGGGGGTAATTGGTTCAATTTTATTAGCGGCCTACGCCAAAACTCGAAGTAAGACAGATAGCTTAGACTTAGAAGCCTAA
- a CDS encoding SAM hydrolase/SAM-dependent halogenase family protein encodes MSNALVLQSDFGLSDGAVSAMYGVAHTVDPSIPLFDLTHDIPPYNIWEGSYRLLQTVPYWPENTVFVSVVDPGVGSDRKSVVVKTGSNHFIVTPDNGTLTHIHHSIGIIEARIIDEQKNRLPKAGASHTFHGRDIYAYTGARLASHTISFEEVGPIYSIDSIILLPLFEASLSHGVLTGMIDILDIRFGNVWTNISRELFLDLGMQYGDSAEVLIENDNKKVYKNFMTYGRSFADLCIGEPLVYINSLDNLAIAINQGSFAEVYSIGTGSNWRISLRKAPKIIYE; translated from the coding sequence ATGAGTAATGCATTGGTACTGCAATCAGATTTTGGCTTGAGTGACGGGGCTGTCAGTGCCATGTATGGGGTCGCTCATACGGTCGATCCCTCCATACCTCTATTTGATTTAACGCATGATATTCCCCCATACAATATTTGGGAAGGGTCATATCGCTTATTGCAAACTGTTCCTTATTGGCCAGAAAATACGGTTTTTGTTTCAGTCGTCGATCCAGGTGTGGGGAGCGATCGCAAAAGTGTTGTTGTTAAGACTGGCTCTAATCACTTTATTGTCACACCTGATAACGGAACTCTTACCCATATTCATCATAGCATCGGAATCATAGAAGCAAGAATCATTGATGAGCAAAAAAACCGTTTGCCTAAGGCTGGTGCCTCTCATACGTTCCACGGACGGGATATTTATGCCTATACTGGTGCTAGACTTGCATCTCATACTATTTCTTTTGAAGAGGTTGGTCCAATTTATTCAATTGATTCTATAATTTTGCTGCCTCTTTTTGAAGCAAGTCTATCCCATGGGGTTCTTACTGGAATGATTGACATTCTCGATATTCGATTTGGAAATGTATGGACTAATATCAGTCGGGAACTTTTTCTTGACCTAGGAATGCAATATGGAGACTCGGCAGAAGTCTTGATCGAAAATGATAATAAAAAAGTTTATAAAAATTTCATGACCTACGGACGTTCTTTTGCAGATTTATGTATCGGAGAGCCATTGGTTTACATAAATTCGCTAGATAACTTGGCAATCGCTATCAATCAGGGTTCATTTGCAGAAGTATATAGTATTGGGACTGGATCCAATTGGCGAATATCGCTTCGAAAAGCGCCAAAGATCATATATGAATAA